The genomic region GCCGGAGACACCGAAAGGCTTCCGTCAGGTCTCCTACTGCTACGAAAACGGCTTGCGCGACTACGTAGAAACCCTGAATGCGTCAAAAAAGTCGGATGTAATCAACGACGACATCATTGACATTGAGGTGGAAAACGACACCGACACGATGTCGCTCGAAGTAGCCATGCAGTGGACCACGGCCTACTCGGAATCAATCCACACCTACGCGAACACGATCAACACCACGGAAGGTGGTACCCACGAAGAAGGGTTCCGCACCGCGCTGACGACTGTGGTTAACAAGTATGCGCGCGAGAAGAACCTGATTAAAGAAAAGCGGGAGAACCTTTCGGGTGACGACATCCGTGAAGGACTCACAGCCGTCATCTCGATTAAGCTCACCGAACCCCAGTTTGAAGGGCAGACCAAGACGAAGCTGGGGAACACGGAAGCGCGCACGTTCGTGCAGCAGCAGGTGTACCAGCGGTTCGGAGATTGGCTGGAGCAACACCCCACCGATGCGAAAGCAATTATTTTGAAAGCACTTTCCGCTCAGGATGCGCGTTTGGCAGCGCGGAAGGCGCGCGAGGCTACTCGGCGCAAAGGAGTGCTCGAGTCGGCGTCCATGCCGGGTAAGTTGCGGGACTGTTCGTCGCGCAACGCAGCTGAGTGTGAGATTTTTATTGTTGAGGGTGACTCCGCCGGTGGCTCCGCGGTACAGGGCCGTGATCCGCGGATTCAAGCGATTCTTCCGCTGCGAGGGAAAATCCTCAACGTGGAAAAAGCCCGGGTGGATCGCGCATTGGATTCGCAGGAAATTCAAGCTCTCATCGCCGCTCTAGGTACCGGTATCGGTGAAGAATTTGACCTGTCAAAACTGCGTTACGGCAAGATTATTTTGATGGCGGATGCGGATGTGGACGGGCAGCACATCACGACGCTGCTGCTTACCCTACTATTCCGATACATGCGGCCAATTGTTGAGGCGGGGCACGTGTTCTTAGCACAACCGCCGCTGTACCGGTTGAAGTGGACGAATGCTCCACACGAGTTCGTGTACTCCGATAGGGAACGGGACGAGCACCTGCGGGACGGTAGCGAGGCCGGTTGGCGGCTACCAAAAGAAGGTGGCGTACAGCGGTACAAGGGTCTTGGTGAAATGAACGATCAAGAACTGTGGGAGACCACGATGGACCCAGAAAAACGCACTGTTAAACTCGTGGAATTGTCTGAGGCGGCTTCGGCTGATGAGGTGTTCTCACTACTCATGGGGGACGACGTAGAAATGCGCCGCGCGTTCATTCAACGCAATGCGCAAGACGTTCGTTTCCTAGATATTTAGACAACAATGTCAATTGTGGTAGAGCTTGGAGAATGGATTAAGAGTGAGTGAAGGTAACGAAATAAACCACGGGGCAGACGCTAATACCGAGATTGAAGGACCGGTAGCACATAAAGTTTCCGTAGTTGACATTGAGTCGGAAATGCAGCGTTCCTACCTCGACTACGCAATGTCTGTGATCGTGGGGCGGGCACTGCCGGAAGTGCGAGATGGGTTGAAACCCGTGCACCGGCGGATCCTGTATGCAATGTACGACGGCGGGTACCGGCCGAACGCCGGTTTCTACAAGTGTATGCGCGTAGTTGGGGACGTCCTCGCTCACTTCCACCCACACGGTGACGCAGCCGTTTACGGTGCCCTCGCGCGCCTAGTACAACCGTGGAACATGCGTTACCCACTGGTGGCTGGGCAAGGTAACTTTGGTTCCGCCGGGAACCTCGGGCCCGCTGCCCCGCGTTACACCGAATGTAAAATGGCGCCCCTGGCAATGGAAATGGTGCGCGACATCGACGAAGATGTTGTGGATTTCCAGGATAACTACGACGGGCGCGCCCAAGAACCCACAGTTTTACCTTCGCGTTTTCCAAATCTGTTGGTAAATGGGTCTGAAGGCATCGCGGTTGGTATGGCCACGCGGATTCCGCCGCATAACCTTCGGGAAGTGGCAGAAGGGGTGTTCTGGTACCTCGACCACCCGGAGGCCACTCGGGAAGAGCTGCTTGAGGCTTTACTGAAGATTATTAAGGGCCCGGATTTCCCAACGGGCGCTACGATCCTGGGGCGCACAGGGATAGACAAAATGTACCGCACGGGCCGCGGGTCGATTGTGCAGCGGGCGGTAGTGAACGTGGAGGAGATCCACAACCGGCAGTGTTTGGTCGTAACTGAACTCCCATTCCAGGTCAACCCAGACAATCTCGCGGCGCGGATTGCGCAGCACGTTAAAGAAGGAACGATCCAGGGGATTTCGGACATTCGAGATGAGTCTTCTGGGCGTTCTGGTCAGCGGCTCGTGATTGTGCTGAAGCGTGACGCGGTTGCGAAGGTGGTTCTCAACAACCTTTACAAGCGCACGCAGCTGCAGGATTCGTTCCCAGCGAATATGCTCGCGCTCGTTGACGGGGTGCCGCGCACTTTGTCACTAGATGGGTTTGTGCACTACTGGGTTAAGCACCAGATGGACGTGATTGTGCGGCGCACCAAGTTCCGCCTGGCGAAAGCGTTGGAGCGGCTGCATATTTTGCAGGCCTATTTGAAGGCATTGGATGCGCTCGATGAGGTTATTGCCTTAATCCGCCGCTCCCCCACGGTTGAGGAAGCGCGTACCGGTTTGATGGGTCTGTTGGATATTGATGAGGTTCAGGCAGACGCGATTCTTGCTTTGCAGCTGCGTCGGTTGGCTGCTCTGGAGCGGCAGAAGATTCTGGATGAGCATGCGGAGTTAGTTAAACGCGTGGAGGATTTGCGTGAGATCATTGCTCAGCCAAACCGGCAGCGCCTGATTGTGCGTGAAGAACTAACGGGGATTGTGGATAAGTACGGGGATGAGCGCCGCACCCACATTTTGCCCTTCAGTGGGGAAATGAATGATGAAGACCTGATTCCTGAAGAGGAAGTGGTGGTCACCATAACCCGTGATGGGTACGCGAAACGAACCCGCGTGGATAACTACCGGTCGCAGCACCGAGGTGGGCGCGGTGTGCGGGGCGCTAAGCTGCGGGAGAATGATTTAGTGGAACACTTCTTCGTCACTTCCACACACCGCTGGCTTCTTTTCTTCACTAACTTGGGGCGGGTGTACCGCATCAGGGGGTATGAGCTGCCGGAAGGTGGACGTGATTCGCGCGGTCAGCATGTTGCGAACCTGTTGGCATTCCAACCTGGTGAACAGATCTCTAACGTGCTCGCGATTCACGATTATGAGCAGGCAGATTACTTGTTGCTTTCCACTCGGTCTGGGTTGGTTAAGAAGACGCGTTTGGAGGAGTATAACTCGCCCCGCACTGGTGGTTTGATTGCGATTAATTTGCGTGAGGATGAGGACGGAAACCTGGATGAGTTGGTTGGGGCTGCCCTTGTGAACGCGACGGATGATGTGATCCTCGTGTCTCACGATGGTCAGTCTTTACGGTTCCACGCAGATGATGAGCAGGTGCGGCCAATGGGGCGTGCTACGTCTGGTGTGCGGGGCATGAAGTTCCGCGATGGTGATTATCTGCTGGCTATGCAGGTGGTGGAACCGGGGTCGGATCTGCTGGTGGTTACCGAGGCTGGTTTCGCGAAGCGTTCCGCGATCGATACGTATCCAACGCGTGGCCGTGGTGGGTTAGGTGTGAAGGTTGCGAATCTGGTTGAGGACCGCGGTGGCCTGGTTGGTGCTTTGAAAGTCAGTGAGGACGATGAGGTACTGGTGATTATGGCTAGTGGTAATATCGTTCGTTCTGCGGTTTCGGAGGTGCCAAGAACGGGGCGGAACACGCAGGGAGTTACGTTTGCTCGTCCTGGGGATCATGATCGGATTATTGCGGTTGCCCGTAATTTGGATACGGATCTAGATGATGAGGACGCGCAGGAGCCCGTGGCTGTTGAAGATGAGTCGGAATCAGTAGAAACTGTTAACACGGAATCTCAATCGGAAGACGTTGTGGGTTCGGACCCGCAAAATGAGGAGGCGTAATGAGCCAGAAGAACCAACCGCCCGTAGCTGAGGTGGAGAACGCGGCTCACACACCCAGGCAGATTCAGCTGGCGGTTACGCGC from Gleimia hominis harbors:
- the gyrA gene encoding DNA gyrase subunit A; the encoded protein is MEGPVAHKVSVVDIESEMQRSYLDYAMSVIVGRALPEVRDGLKPVHRRILYAMYDGGYRPNAGFYKCMRVVGDVLAHFHPHGDAAVYGALARLVQPWNMRYPLVAGQGNFGSAGNLGPAAPRYTECKMAPLAMEMVRDIDEDVVDFQDNYDGRAQEPTVLPSRFPNLLVNGSEGIAVGMATRIPPHNLREVAEGVFWYLDHPEATREELLEALLKIIKGPDFPTGATILGRTGIDKMYRTGRGSIVQRAVVNVEEIHNRQCLVVTELPFQVNPDNLAARIAQHVKEGTIQGISDIRDESSGRSGQRLVIVLKRDAVAKVVLNNLYKRTQLQDSFPANMLALVDGVPRTLSLDGFVHYWVKHQMDVIVRRTKFRLAKALERLHILQAYLKALDALDEVIALIRRSPTVEEARTGLMGLLDIDEVQADAILALQLRRLAALERQKILDEHAELVKRVEDLREIIAQPNRQRLIVREELTGIVDKYGDERRTHILPFSGEMNDEDLIPEEEVVVTITRDGYAKRTRVDNYRSQHRGGRGVRGAKLRENDLVEHFFVTSTHRWLLFFTNLGRVYRIRGYELPEGGRDSRGQHVANLLAFQPGEQISNVLAIHDYEQADYLLLSTRSGLVKKTRLEEYNSPRTGGLIAINLREDEDGNLDELVGAALVNATDDVILVSHDGQSLRFHADDEQVRPMGRATSGVRGMKFRDGDYLLAMQVVEPGSDLLVVTEAGFAKRSAIDTYPTRGRGGLGVKVANLVEDRGGLVGALKVSEDDEVLVIMASGNIVRSAVSEVPRTGRNTQGVTFARPGDHDRIIAVARNLDTDLDDEDAQEPVAVEDESESVETVNTESQSEDVVGSDPQNEEA
- the gyrB gene encoding DNA topoisomerase (ATP-hydrolyzing) subunit B, yielding MSDQTIHAAQEHTYEAADITVLEGLEAVRKRPGMYIGSTGERGLHHLVYEVVDNSVDEALAGYCDHIEVTIQNDGGLRVQDNGRGIPVDMHPTEGRPTVEVIMTVLHAGGKFGGGGYAVSGGLHGVGISVVNALSKRVDTEVRRQGYVWRQSFGNGGHAVTELKRGEETDQTGTSQTFYPDPEIFETVEFSFETLRQRFQQMAFLNKGLRITLTDEREGVVDEGDEIAGEVGEDQPETPKGFRQVSYCYENGLRDYVETLNASKKSDVINDDIIDIEVENDTDTMSLEVAMQWTTAYSESIHTYANTINTTEGGTHEEGFRTALTTVVNKYAREKNLIKEKRENLSGDDIREGLTAVISIKLTEPQFEGQTKTKLGNTEARTFVQQQVYQRFGDWLEQHPTDAKAIILKALSAQDARLAARKAREATRRKGVLESASMPGKLRDCSSRNAAECEIFIVEGDSAGGSAVQGRDPRIQAILPLRGKILNVEKARVDRALDSQEIQALIAALGTGIGEEFDLSKLRYGKIILMADADVDGQHITTLLLTLLFRYMRPIVEAGHVFLAQPPLYRLKWTNAPHEFVYSDRERDEHLRDGSEAGWRLPKEGGVQRYKGLGEMNDQELWETTMDPEKRTVKLVELSEAASADEVFSLLMGDDVEMRRAFIQRNAQDVRFLDI